One Psychrobacillus glaciei genomic region harbors:
- a CDS encoding CoA-acylating methylmalonate-semialdehyde dehydrogenase, producing MVTNTEVKELGHFINNEIVAGLSGHFSDVFNPSSGAVIARVPIATKEEVQGAIATAKSAFPAWRALSVGKRVEIVMKFRQLMTARMDTLIDIICIESGKTIEDAKGEITRGLESVDLAINAPHLLKGDYSVNVGGDINAYSAKVPLGVVAAISPFNFPVMVPLAITSLAVAVGNSVILKPSERVPCSALFLSELWKEAGLPDGVWTVINGDKDAVNELLENPAVEAISFVGSTAVADYIYTTGSKYGKRVTALGGGKNNMIVMPDADLEQVANAFLGAAYGAASQRCMAISTIIPVGEETANNLVKVLADKISKLKVGPYTDSDVDFGPVITKQSKDAIIGYIDRSLEEGATLVCDGRHPDIAENSNGFYLGPTLLDNIKPGMEIYEQEVFGPARNVVRVDSLEEAIDLVNAHELGNGVTIFTNNGAAARKFTTEIDVGMVGVNVPIPIPVGYYNFAGWKRSRFGEGHMFGPDQVRFFTKTKTISEKWFEENSESVSTFAFPSNND from the coding sequence ATGGTAACGAATACAGAGGTAAAAGAACTAGGGCACTTTATTAATAATGAAATCGTTGCAGGCTTAAGTGGTCACTTCTCAGATGTTTTCAATCCAAGTTCAGGGGCAGTGATTGCACGTGTCCCTATTGCAACAAAAGAGGAAGTGCAAGGTGCAATTGCAACTGCTAAATCAGCCTTTCCAGCATGGCGAGCCCTATCAGTTGGCAAACGTGTTGAAATTGTTATGAAGTTTCGTCAATTGATGACCGCACGTATGGATACGCTCATCGACATCATTTGTATCGAAAGCGGGAAAACAATTGAGGATGCCAAGGGTGAAATCACACGTGGTTTAGAATCCGTAGACTTAGCCATCAATGCCCCTCACCTATTAAAAGGCGATTACTCCGTCAATGTGGGCGGAGATATTAATGCTTATTCCGCAAAAGTACCACTCGGCGTCGTTGCAGCGATTTCCCCATTCAACTTTCCAGTGATGGTGCCACTTGCCATTACAAGTTTGGCGGTCGCAGTCGGTAATTCCGTCATTTTAAAGCCCTCCGAGCGCGTGCCCTGCTCCGCATTATTTTTATCGGAACTATGGAAAGAAGCTGGTTTACCAGATGGTGTTTGGACAGTCATCAATGGCGACAAGGATGCGGTCAACGAGTTATTAGAAAACCCTGCTGTTGAAGCCATTTCGTTTGTCGGCTCCACAGCAGTCGCTGATTATATTTACACAACCGGTTCAAAATACGGCAAGCGTGTTACGGCATTAGGTGGCGGTAAAAACAATATGATTGTCATGCCTGATGCAGATTTAGAACAAGTCGCAAACGCATTTTTAGGAGCTGCTTATGGGGCCGCTTCCCAACGCTGTATGGCCATTTCCACAATCATTCCCGTTGGCGAAGAAACAGCAAATAACCTTGTCAAAGTATTGGCTGATAAAATCTCAAAATTAAAAGTGGGACCGTACACAGATTCAGACGTTGATTTTGGACCTGTTATTACAAAGCAATCAAAGGATGCAATCATTGGCTATATCGACCGTAGCCTAGAAGAAGGCGCTACACTCGTATGCGATGGTCGCCACCCAGACATTGCTGAAAATTCCAATGGCTTTTATCTAGGTCCTACCTTATTAGACAACATCAAACCTGGCATGGAAATTTATGAACAAGAAGTTTTTGGACCTGCTCGTAACGTCGTCCGTGTAGATTCATTAGAGGAAGCAATTGACTTAGTCAATGCTCATGAGCTCGGTAACGGCGTCACAATTTTCACGAATAACGGAGCCGCCGCTCGCAAATTCACTACGGAAATTGACGTCGGCATGGTTGGGGTAAACGTGCCAATTCCAATTCCTGTTGGTTATTATAACTTTGCTGGTTGGAAACGCTCTCGATTCGGCGAGGGGCATATGTTTGGGCCTGACCAAGTCCGCTTCTTCACCAAAACCAAAACCATTTCAGAAAAATGGTTTGAAGAAAACAGCGAATCCGTGTCAACATTTGCTTTTCCAAGTAATAACGACTGA
- a CDS encoding tyrosine-type recombinase/integrase: MDTEIKLGATVEDVSLLLSVLDFTKFLELRNVTVVLLMYRCGLRIGTIVRMKGQQVDFVYQRLQLDEEVMKNHKGSILPVDEQMLYLLQGIGK; encoded by the coding sequence GTGGATACTGAAATTAAGCTAGGGGCAACAGTTGAAGATGTAAGTTTACTATTATCTGTTCTCGACTTTACGAAGTTTTTGGAGTTGAGAAATGTCACAGTTGTTTTACTTATGTATCGTTGTGGATTGCGGATTGGGACAATTGTACGTATGAAGGGACAGCAAGTTGATTTTGTATATCAAAGATTACAACTTGACGAAGAGGTTATGAAGAATCATAAAGGATCAATTTTACCTGTAGATGAACAAATGCTTTACCTATTACAAGGAATTGGAAAGTAG
- a CDS encoding metallophosphoesterase family protein — MKLLVFSDTHGDTKTMEQVIQVHQDVDAVIHCGDSELDFSYFENKSVHVVKGNCDFDPNFPNEITFQVKNETIYVTHGHLYQIKSTLLPIYYRAQEVQASVVFFGHSHLLGAEVNNGILFVNPGSIHQPRGRKEKSYAIVEKLDKQWRVSFFSEEHRLLEQVHFEC, encoded by the coding sequence ATGAAATTATTAGTATTTAGTGATACACATGGTGACACAAAAACGATGGAACAGGTTATACAGGTTCACCAAGATGTGGACGCTGTGATTCATTGTGGTGATAGTGAACTGGACTTTTCTTATTTTGAAAATAAATCCGTACATGTTGTCAAAGGGAATTGTGATTTTGATCCTAACTTTCCTAATGAAATTACTTTTCAAGTGAAAAATGAAACAATCTATGTGACGCACGGACACTTATATCAAATAAAATCAACGCTTTTGCCAATTTATTATCGTGCACAAGAAGTACAAGCGTCCGTTGTATTCTTTGGTCACTCTCATTTGCTCGGTGCAGAAGTAAATAATGGCATTCTTTTTGTGAATCCAGGTAGTATACATCAGCCGCGGGGAAGAAAAGAAAAAAGCTATGCAATCGTGGAAAAGTTGGACAAGCAATGGAGGGTATCCTTTTTTTCTGAAGAACATCGATTACTTGAACAAGTTCATTTTGAATGTTAA
- a CDS encoding XTP/dITP diphosphatase, with amino-acid sequence MKKIIIATKNKGKAKDFEALFGPLGYDVLTLHDVADDMDVEETGTTFEENALIKATALSERLQTMVIADDSGLEIDALDGRPGIYSARYAGEAKSDEANIDKVLEELVNVEELNRTARFVCAIAIASPNLESVTVRGTCEGIIAKERKGTNGFGYDPIFYVPSENKMMAELSAEEKGAISHRGNAIKKLSEHIAKLF; translated from the coding sequence ATGAAAAAAATAATTATTGCTACTAAGAATAAAGGAAAAGCAAAGGACTTTGAAGCACTATTCGGACCTCTCGGATATGATGTGCTAACATTGCATGATGTGGCAGACGATATGGATGTAGAAGAAACAGGTACTACATTTGAAGAGAATGCATTAATTAAAGCGACAGCCCTTTCTGAGCGTTTACAAACGATGGTGATAGCTGATGATAGTGGACTTGAAATTGACGCTCTAGACGGCCGACCAGGTATCTATTCTGCGAGATATGCTGGAGAAGCGAAAAGCGACGAAGCAAATATCGATAAAGTACTTGAAGAGCTTGTAAACGTGGAGGAACTAAATCGCACTGCTAGATTCGTTTGCGCAATTGCAATCGCATCTCCAAATTTAGAATCAGTAACCGTAAGAGGCACTTGCGAAGGTATCATAGCAAAAGAAAGAAAAGGCACTAACGGATTCGGTTATGACCCGATCTTTTATGTTCCATCTGAAAATAAAATGATGGCAGAGCTATCCGCGGAAGAAAAAGGAGCAATTTCTCACAGAGGAAACGCGATTAAAAAACTTTCCGAACATATTGCCAAGTTATTCTAA
- the rph gene encoding ribonuclease PH: MTTRTDGRDVNQLRDIQIETDYLIHPEGSVLITVGRTKVICNATIEDRVPPFLRGQGKGWITAEYSMLPRATESRTQREASKGKVTGRTMEIQRLIGRALRSVVDLESIGEKTIWIDCDVIQADGGTRTTSITGAFVALSIALGKLYNEKGLPVFPVREYLAATSVGIVENIGVVLDLNYEEDSTASVDMNIVQTSSGEYVELQGTGEESTFSKKQLLELLEFGEIGIQQLMDVQRAALGELATKIGDKGQVTE, from the coding sequence ATGACAACGAGAACTGATGGTAGAGATGTAAATCAATTAAGAGATATACAAATTGAAACAGATTATTTAATTCATCCGGAAGGCTCCGTATTAATAACGGTAGGACGAACTAAAGTGATTTGTAATGCAACAATAGAGGACCGTGTACCACCTTTTTTAAGAGGACAAGGTAAAGGCTGGATAACAGCGGAGTATTCCATGCTGCCTCGTGCTACAGAATCGCGCACACAAAGAGAAGCATCTAAAGGGAAGGTTACAGGTCGTACCATGGAGATTCAACGTCTAATAGGACGAGCATTACGTTCAGTCGTGGATCTAGAAAGCATTGGAGAGAAAACGATATGGATCGACTGTGATGTTATACAAGCAGATGGTGGAACGAGAACGACAAGTATTACAGGGGCTTTTGTTGCCTTATCAATTGCACTTGGAAAACTATACAATGAAAAGGGTTTACCGGTATTCCCGGTACGTGAATATTTAGCTGCAACAAGTGTTGGGATAGTTGAGAACATTGGTGTCGTATTAGATTTAAATTATGAAGAGGATTCCACAGCTTCTGTTGATATGAATATCGTGCAAACGAGCAGTGGAGAATATGTAGAACTTCAAGGTACAGGTGAGGAATCCACGTTCTCCAAAAAACAATTGTTGGAGTTACTAGAGTTTGGAGAAATCGGTATTCAACAACTAATGGATGTTCAACGTGCTGCACTTGGTGAATTAGCGACCAAAATTGGCGATAAAGGACAGGTAACAGAATGA
- the racE gene encoding glutamate racemase — MKAPIGVIDSGVGGLTVAKEIMRLLPNEEIIYIGDTARCPYGPRSEEEVRKFTWQMAIALSKMNIKMLVIACNTATAVALNSLGKKLPFPVIGVIFPGARAAMKATKKNEIVVLGTSGTIKSGAYETAIASLNTSSKVIPLACPTFVPLVESNEYEGEFARNMVINTLLPLKNEQFDTVILGCTHYPLLQLYIEESVGPQVIVLSSAEETAQEVLGYLNFHHMHNPIAGYKKPIFYTTGSIPIFKTIVEKWLELPNADVRTISFT; from the coding sequence GTGAAAGCCCCGATTGGCGTTATAGACTCTGGAGTTGGCGGGTTAACGGTTGCAAAAGAAATAATGCGACTATTGCCGAATGAAGAAATTATTTATATAGGTGATACTGCAAGATGTCCATATGGACCACGTTCTGAAGAAGAAGTACGCAAATTTACCTGGCAGATGGCAATTGCTTTGTCTAAAATGAATATAAAAATGCTTGTTATAGCTTGTAATACAGCAACGGCAGTAGCACTTAATTCATTGGGCAAAAAATTGCCTTTTCCAGTAATTGGCGTTATTTTTCCTGGGGCGCGTGCTGCTATGAAAGCCACAAAAAAAAATGAAATTGTAGTGTTAGGTACAAGCGGTACGATTAAAAGCGGAGCTTATGAAACTGCGATTGCTTCTTTAAATACGTCCAGTAAAGTGATTCCTCTTGCTTGTCCTACCTTTGTGCCTCTTGTCGAAAGCAATGAGTATGAAGGTGAATTTGCTCGTAATATGGTTATTAATACGTTATTACCATTAAAAAACGAACAATTCGATACTGTTATTCTTGGTTGTACTCATTACCCTCTATTGCAACTATATATTGAGGAATCAGTTGGTCCACAGGTAATAGTACTTTCTTCAGCGGAGGAAACTGCCCAAGAAGTATTGGGATATTTAAACTTCCATCACATGCATAATCCAATTGCCGGCTATAAAAAACCGATTTTTTATACAACTGGATCTATTCCCATATTCAAGACAATCGTAGAAAAGTGGTTAGAATTACCGAATGCAGATGTAAGAACTATATCATTCACATGA
- a CDS encoding MarR family winged helix-turn-helix transcriptional regulator, translating to MADEIKSVKHNHDEVAFLEKELRHISGIIKQKGRQMLHAYTITPPQFVALQWLLEHGDMTIGDLSNKMYLAFSTTTDLIDRMEKSELVQRIRDEQDRRVVRIHLLKEGERIIEEVIVKRQHYLEDILDQFNSDEVANLSTLLEKLHQEMKKN from the coding sequence ATGGCTGATGAAATAAAGAGTGTAAAACATAATCATGATGAAGTCGCTTTTTTAGAAAAAGAACTTAGACATATATCTGGTATTATAAAGCAAAAAGGGCGTCAAATGTTACATGCCTATACAATTACTCCCCCACAGTTTGTGGCACTACAATGGCTCTTGGAGCATGGAGATATGACAATTGGTGATTTATCAAATAAAATGTATTTAGCTTTTAGTACAACGACCGATTTAATTGATCGTATGGAAAAGAGTGAGCTTGTTCAAAGAATAAGAGATGAACAAGATCGTCGAGTAGTGCGTATACATTTGTTAAAAGAGGGCGAACGTATAATAGAAGAAGTAATTGTCAAAAGACAACATTATTTAGAAGACATACTAGATCAATTTAATTCAGACGAAGTAGCGAATCTATCTACATTACTAGAAAAACTACACCAAGAGATGAAAAAGAACTGA
- a CDS encoding helix-turn-helix domain-containing protein, with product MALYDSNQHRSILTNRERQIFQLLVEDHSTKEISIQLSISEKTVRNHISNTIQKLGVSGRSQAIVELLRLGELSLN from the coding sequence ATGGCATTGTATGATAGTAATCAGCATCGATCAATACTGACGAACAGGGAACGTCAAATTTTTCAGTTATTAGTAGAAGATCATTCTACAAAAGAAATATCTATTCAGTTATCTATAAGTGAAAAAACAGTAAGAAATCATATTTCTAATACGATACAAAAACTTGGGGTATCGGGTAGGTCTCAAGCAATTGTTGAATTATTACGTTTAGGTGAATTGTCGTTGAATTAA
- a CDS encoding acyl-CoA thioesterase gives MKISYIQDLMSWEKEFTFYSEVSVRFSETDMYGHLNNTVTFAYFEYARIEYLKHIKLMNEWLNPNGEKIPVVADLQCNYMKQVFFDEKLRIYVKANSVGSSSADLHYMAKNEKGEIIFTGRGTIVQIDKKTGKGSKWSEEEIKIFKK, from the coding sequence ATGAAAATTAGTTACATACAAGATTTAATGAGTTGGGAAAAGGAATTTACGTTTTATTCAGAGGTAAGTGTTCGTTTTTCTGAAACAGATATGTATGGTCATTTAAACAATACGGTAACGTTTGCATATTTTGAATATGCCCGTATAGAATATTTAAAACATATAAAGTTAATGAATGAATGGCTAAATCCGAATGGTGAAAAGATTCCTGTGGTAGCTGATTTGCAATGTAATTATATGAAGCAAGTCTTTTTTGACGAGAAATTACGTATTTATGTAAAAGCAAATTCTGTTGGTTCTTCATCCGCTGATCTTCATTACATGGCAAAGAATGAAAAAGGTGAAATCATCTTTACTGGTAGGGGAACGATTGTTCAGATTGATAAAAAAACTGGAAAAGGTTCTAAATGGTCTGAGGAAGAAATAAAAATTTTTAAAAAGTGA
- the sdhB gene encoding succinate dehydrogenase iron-sulfur subunit produces the protein MVTATETKKVQVEILRQNTPESTPYWEKFEVNWRPNMNVISALMEIRQNPVNTDGKATTPVTWDMSCLEEVCGACSMVINDKPRQSCSALIDKLTQPIRLAPMKTFPVVRDLQVDRTRMFDSLKKVKAWVPIDGSYDLGEGPRMPERKRQWAYELSKCMTCGVCLEACPNVNSGSSFMGPAPLSQVRLFNAHPTGAMNKDERLNEIMGDGGLANCGNAQNCVVACPKGIPLTTSIAALNRDTTVQMFKNFFGSDHMVD, from the coding sequence ATGGTTACAGCAACAGAAACAAAAAAAGTACAAGTTGAAATATTACGTCAAAATACACCAGAATCTACACCTTATTGGGAAAAATTCGAAGTGAACTGGCGTCCAAATATGAATGTTATTTCTGCGTTAATGGAGATTCGACAAAATCCAGTTAATACGGACGGTAAAGCTACCACTCCAGTAACTTGGGATATGAGCTGTTTGGAAGAGGTATGTGGGGCTTGTTCGATGGTAATTAACGATAAGCCACGTCAGTCTTGTTCTGCTCTTATAGATAAACTGACACAACCTATTCGTTTGGCACCAATGAAAACTTTCCCAGTTGTTCGAGATCTTCAAGTGGACCGTACACGCATGTTTGACTCTTTGAAAAAAGTGAAAGCTTGGGTTCCTATCGATGGTTCTTACGATCTTGGTGAAGGACCTCGCATGCCTGAACGTAAACGTCAATGGGCATATGAGTTGTCAAAATGTATGACTTGTGGTGTATGTTTGGAAGCATGTCCGAACGTTAATAGTGGTTCTTCATTTATGGGCCCAGCACCACTTTCACAAGTTCGTTTATTCAATGCACATCCAACTGGTGCTATGAATAAAGACGAACGTTTAAATGAAATTATGGGTGATGGTGGCCTTGCAAACTGTGGTAACGCTCAAAACTGTGTTGTTGCATGTCCAAAAGGTATTCCATTAACAACTTCCATTGCAGCATTAAACCGTGATACAACGGTTCAAATGTTCAAAAACTTCTTCGGAAGCGACCACATGGTTGACTAA
- the sdhA gene encoding succinate dehydrogenase flavoprotein subunit, which translates to MAKSKLIVVGGGLAGLMATMKAAEDGTHVDLFSIVPVKRSHSVCAQGGINGAVNTKGEGDSPTVHLDDTVYGGDFLANQPPVKAMADAAPGIIHLFDRMGVMFNRTPEGLLDFRRFGGTLMHRTAFAGATTGQQLLYALDEQVRRFEVDGLVTKFEGWEFLGIIKDNEGVCRGIKAQNLQTMEIRAFRGDAVIMATGGPGIIFGKTTNSIINTGSAASIVYQQGAHYANGEFIQIHPTAIPGDDKLRLMSESARGEGGRIWTYKDGKPWYFLEEKYPTYGNLVPRDIATREIFDVCVNQKLGINGENMVYLDLSHKDSHELDVKLGGIIEIYEKFTGDDPRKVPMKIFPAVHYSMGGLWVDYDQMTNIPGLFAAGECDYSQHGANRLGANSLLSAVFGGSVAGPNAVKYMRGLNTHAVDMDDVIFDAEVKLEQEKWDQTLAMKGTENAYLIHKELGEWMTDNVTVVRYNDKLEATDKKILELLERYENINMDDTQQWSNQGASFTRQLKNMLYLARVITLGALNRNESRGAHYKPDFPERNDEEFMKTTMAKFDPTTGAPIFHYEDIDVSLVAPRKRDYSSKKGEN; encoded by the coding sequence ATGGCAAAAAGTAAACTAATTGTTGTCGGCGGTGGATTAGCTGGATTAATGGCAACAATGAAAGCGGCCGAAGATGGCACGCATGTAGACCTATTTTCAATAGTTCCTGTAAAACGCTCACACTCTGTTTGTGCTCAAGGTGGTATTAACGGAGCTGTAAATACAAAAGGTGAAGGTGATTCACCAACAGTTCATTTAGATGACACTGTATATGGTGGGGACTTCTTAGCAAATCAACCTCCAGTAAAAGCTATGGCAGATGCTGCACCTGGAATAATTCACTTATTTGACCGTATGGGTGTTATGTTTAATCGAACACCTGAAGGGTTATTAGACTTCCGTCGTTTCGGTGGTACATTAATGCACCGCACTGCTTTCGCGGGAGCAACGACTGGTCAACAATTACTTTATGCTTTGGATGAGCAAGTTCGTCGATTTGAAGTCGATGGATTAGTTACAAAATTCGAAGGATGGGAATTCCTTGGAATAATAAAAGATAATGAAGGCGTTTGTCGTGGTATTAAAGCACAAAACCTTCAAACAATGGAAATTCGTGCATTCCGCGGAGATGCTGTTATTATGGCAACTGGTGGGCCAGGAATTATTTTCGGTAAAACGACAAACTCAATCATTAACACTGGTTCTGCAGCATCAATTGTATATCAACAAGGAGCTCATTATGCAAACGGAGAATTTATCCAAATTCATCCAACAGCAATTCCTGGTGATGACAAATTACGCTTAATGTCAGAATCTGCACGAGGTGAAGGTGGACGGATTTGGACATACAAAGACGGTAAACCTTGGTATTTCCTTGAGGAAAAATACCCTACTTATGGGAATCTTGTTCCACGTGATATTGCAACACGTGAAATTTTCGATGTATGTGTTAACCAAAAACTAGGTATTAACGGTGAAAACATGGTTTATCTAGACCTTTCTCATAAAGATTCACATGAACTTGACGTTAAATTAGGTGGCATTATCGAAATCTATGAGAAATTCACTGGTGATGACCCACGTAAAGTTCCGATGAAAATTTTCCCGGCCGTTCACTATTCTATGGGAGGATTATGGGTAGATTACGATCAAATGACGAATATCCCTGGATTATTTGCTGCAGGAGAATGTGATTATTCACAGCATGGAGCCAACCGTTTAGGAGCCAACTCATTGCTATCTGCTGTATTTGGCGGTAGTGTTGCAGGTCCTAATGCAGTGAAATATATGAGAGGCTTGAATACTCATGCAGTAGATATGGACGATGTTATTTTTGATGCGGAAGTTAAACTTGAACAAGAAAAATGGGATCAAACGTTAGCGATGAAAGGTACTGAAAATGCTTACTTAATTCATAAAGAACTAGGTGAGTGGATGACAGATAATGTAACGGTTGTTCGTTACAACGACAAACTTGAAGCTACTGACAAAAAAATCCTAGAGTTACTTGAACGATACGAAAATATTAATATGGATGATACACAACAATGGTCTAACCAAGGTGCATCATTTACTCGTCAATTAAAAAATATGCTATATTTAGCACGTGTAATTACATTAGGTGCGCTGAATCGTAACGAAAGCCGTGGAGCACATTATAAACCGGATTTCCCGGAACGTAATGATGAAGAATTTATGAAGACGACGATGGCTAAATTTGATCCAACTACTGGAGCTCCGATTTTCCATTACGAAGATATAGATGTATCACTTGTTGCACCTCGTAAACGTGATTATTCTTCTAAGAAGGGAGAAAATTAA
- a CDS encoding succinate dehydrogenase cytochrome b558 subunit — translation MSKNREFYWRRLHSLLGIIPVGLFLMVHLVVNHFATRGADAFNNASNFMESLPFLLIMEIFIIYLPLLFHAFYGIYIAFTAKNNPKNFGTLRNYLFILQRFTGIFLVVFIAWHVFETKIQTAIAGDEVNFDMMANILSNPWMFGFYIVGIVAATFHLANGIWSFLVSWGFTQSPKSQQIVTYVTLVIFLALSVVGVQALLAFR, via the coding sequence TTGTCGAAAAATCGCGAATTTTACTGGCGTCGATTACATTCACTTTTAGGAATAATTCCTGTTGGTTTGTTTTTGATGGTACATTTAGTAGTAAACCATTTTGCTACAAGAGGAGCAGATGCATTTAATAACGCATCGAATTTTATGGAAAGTTTGCCGTTTTTGCTTATAATGGAAATCTTCATAATTTATTTACCATTATTGTTCCACGCATTTTACGGAATTTACATTGCATTTACAGCGAAAAATAATCCGAAAAATTTTGGTACTCTTCGTAATTATTTATTTATTTTACAACGATTTACTGGAATTTTTCTTGTTGTATTTATTGCCTGGCATGTTTTTGAAACGAAGATTCAAACGGCAATCGCAGGGGATGAAGTTAATTTTGATATGATGGCAAATATTTTATCAAATCCATGGATGTTTGGCTTTTATATCGTTGGGATAGTAGCTGCTACATTCCATTTAGCTAATGGTATTTGGTCATTCTTAGTTAGCTGGGGCTTTACGCAATCACCTAAATCCCAACAAATTGTTACATATGTAACATTAGTAATCTTCTTAGCGTTATCTGTAGTTGGTGTACAAGCTCTATTAGCGTTTAGATAA
- a CDS encoding YslB family protein yields the protein MNEKEHSHVTSFGYELIRDHVLASILGKHEKDILYWAGKDLARKFPLYTMEEALTFFQEAGWGTLELEKTTKDSAYYTLETYNLPQSGLSRSHRLEAGFLAEQQQKIGGYMAECFDEQVKKNGIVTFQIKWDLKATI from the coding sequence TTGAATGAAAAGGAACATTCACATGTAACTTCCTTTGGATATGAATTAATACGAGATCACGTTCTTGCTTCTATTCTCGGAAAACATGAAAAAGATATTTTATACTGGGCCGGAAAAGATCTAGCCCGAAAGTTTCCACTGTATACCATGGAGGAAGCTTTAACGTTCTTTCAAGAAGCTGGTTGGGGGACTTTGGAGTTAGAAAAAACAACGAAGGATTCCGCCTACTATACTTTAGAAACGTATAATTTGCCACAAAGCGGACTTAGTAGAAGCCATCGATTAGAAGCTGGATTTTTAGCCGAACAACAACAAAAAATTGGTGGGTATATGGCAGAGTGCTTTGACGAACAAGTAAAGAAAAATGGAATTGTTACGTTTCAGATCAAATGGGACTTGAAAGCAACTATCTAA
- a CDS encoding IS91 family transposase, with the protein MEKNILKRIFFDEHNHWNQFLLKHENKVRPIVVKEVEKFKGCGKVVNGFKLFVCEGCHDLKKVAYRCKGRFCTTCSVGESEEWSRLISHDMFQVNHRHVIFTVDEGLREVFLLHRRLLKPMMDEAAKLLRDYFYKKTKVIPGIISGLHTFGSRVNFNPHVHMLVTMGGINAQGEYVKYDFLPFGMLRKQWQTVVLKLIRKNLNPREKKQVQSRLQAAYQNNGKGFYIHAPKQKGKIEEQLRYIGRYMRRPAIGLNRIEAYDGQSVTFTYKDKTNGQQKKETISVEEFISRLIRHIPDEQFKTIRHYGMYSRKTKGDTRKLLTEWQKEVKKWIVRIGSKLKRRNWREKFLAAKQPDPLRCPKCDNCYIYKGEVCLQEGVLTIRVALCDNTRNYLERVIRHFTSQQTTQKEKQKQTNYYQGTSNIRMSTV; encoded by the coding sequence ATGGAAAAGAATATATTAAAACGAATATTTTTTGATGAGCATAATCATTGGAATCAATTTTTATTGAAACATGAAAACAAGGTAAGACCTATAGTTGTAAAAGAAGTTGAAAAGTTCAAGGGATGCGGAAAGGTAGTTAATGGGTTCAAACTCTTTGTATGTGAAGGGTGTCATGATTTAAAAAAAGTTGCCTATCGATGCAAAGGACGTTTCTGTACAACCTGTTCAGTGGGAGAAAGTGAAGAATGGAGCCGTCTAATATCCCATGATATGTTTCAAGTCAACCACCGACATGTGATTTTTACGGTAGATGAAGGATTGCGTGAAGTCTTCTTACTACACAGACGTCTTTTAAAACCAATGATGGATGAAGCTGCAAAACTTCTTAGAGATTACTTTTATAAAAAAACAAAGGTGATTCCTGGTATAATCTCAGGTCTCCACACATTCGGATCAAGAGTTAATTTTAACCCACATGTCCATATGTTAGTGACTATGGGAGGTATTAATGCACAAGGTGAATACGTAAAATATGATTTCTTACCTTTTGGGATGCTTCGGAAGCAATGGCAGACGGTTGTCTTAAAGCTAATCAGAAAGAATTTAAATCCTAGAGAGAAAAAGCAAGTGCAATCACGACTTCAAGCAGCCTACCAAAATAATGGGAAAGGTTTCTATATACATGCACCAAAACAAAAGGGAAAGATAGAAGAACAACTAAGATACATTGGGCGTTATATGCGTCGACCTGCAATAGGGTTGAATCGGATCGAAGCATATGATGGTCAAAGCGTAACTTTTACTTACAAAGATAAGACCAATGGTCAGCAAAAGAAAGAAACAATTTCTGTGGAGGAGTTTATTTCCCGATTAATTCGTCATATCCCCGATGAACAATTCAAAACTATACGTCATTATGGTATGTACTCACGTAAAACCAAAGGTGATACTAGAAAATTACTGACGGAATGGCAGAAGGAAGTAAAGAAGTGGATCGTTAGAATAGGTTCTAAACTAAAAAGACGTAATTGGAGAGAGAAATTTCTGGCTGCCAAACAGCCGGATCCTTTGAGGTGCCCAAAATGTGACAACTGCTACATCTATAAGGGAGAAGTCTGTCTTCAGGAGGGGGTACTAACGATACGGGTAGCTTTATGCGACAATACAAGAAACTATTTAGAAAGGGTGATTCGTCATTTCACCAGTCAGCAAACCACGCAAAAAGAAAAACAAAAGCAAACCAACTATTATCAAGGCACCAGTAATATACGAATGTCTACTGTGTGA